A genomic stretch from Rhodobacterales bacterium HKCCA1288 includes:
- a CDS encoding DUF411 domain-containing protein — protein MKRMTQALAITLALLPAAQVLAETTAIDVRKTNGCGCCLSWMNHLEENGFAPTGQDMFGGLLVRFKLDNGVPQRMVSCHTALIDGYVIEGHVPAADIRRLLEERPDAVGLAVPGMPYGSPGMGPEDDREAYDVFLIRKDGSTEVFSSYAEG, from the coding sequence ATGAAACGCATGACCCAAGCTCTGGCAATCACCCTCGCTCTGTTACCAGCGGCCCAGGTCCTCGCAGAGACAACGGCGATCGACGTCCGCAAGACGAACGGTTGCGGCTGCTGCCTCTCGTGGATGAACCATCTCGAAGAGAATGGCTTTGCGCCGACCGGCCAGGACATGTTCGGCGGGTTGCTGGTTCGCTTCAAGCTCGACAACGGCGTGCCGCAGCGCATGGTCTCCTGCCACACCGCGCTCATTGATGGCTACGTGATCGAAGGCCATGTCCCGGCCGCTGACATCCGCCGCCTTCTCGAGGAGCGCCCGGACGCCGTCGGCCTCGCCGTTCCGGGGATGCCCTATGGCTCGCCCGGCATGGGGCCAGAAGACGACCGCGAGGCCTATGATGTCTTCCTCATCCGCAAGGACGGGTCGACGGAAGTCTTTTCGAGCTACGCCGAAGGATAA
- a CDS encoding cation-translocating P-type ATPase, whose protein sequence is MPSYIHRHDDTDAPQASGDGCCGGSRSCGNVAPVTPAPYAGRSFQVSGLDCAEEVAILNKVVGPKIGGAEHLAFDVINGRMTILDSAMKVSDGEVAELVASTGMTAKPWDAENASVDQAAHLARQRLFTALSGGFWAAGFLWHIIETGMGGAFGLFAGHGEAPMPLVEAGLFAVAILFGVWLVAPKAWSSARRLSPDMNLLMVVAVAGAIGLGEFFEAATVAFFFSLSLYLESWSVGRARNAVSALLDLAPPTARMIREDGSEADVPAAQVAVGSSFIVRGGDRIPLDGEVTDGAGAVDQAPITGESALVPKERGDEVYAGTINGEGTLTVRATKAASDTVLAKIIRMVGDAHARRAPVEQWVAKFARIYTPIVMALAIAIALLPPLIFGGAWDYWFYNALVLLVIACPCALVISTPVSIVAALTASARAGVLIKGGAYVEAPGKTTALAMDKTGTITMGEPEVAAVHPLGRASAQDLMTLAAGLEARSSHPLARAILARAEADGIKVSAAEDTRTVPGRGLEGRTDGRSIWLGSDRFAEEKGFGDAIPKDLRDRIEGAGSTLVAVGDDTGVTGILELRDRIRPDAKGIVAQLHAQGVKTIVMLTGDNERTARAVAAEVGIDEVRAELLPEDKVTAIEELVETHDMVAMIGDGVNDAPAMARAHYAIAMGAVGSDAAIETADIALMTDDLGKVPWLIGHSRRTMSIIHQNIGISLATKGVFVVATAFGVASMWGAIAADVGVSLLVVANALRLLNSQEAKAPPSGGEQVGPQMTKAALAHAN, encoded by the coding sequence ATGCCGTCTTATATCCACCGCCATGATGATACCGACGCTCCGCAGGCATCCGGCGACGGCTGCTGCGGAGGCAGTCGAAGCTGTGGCAACGTCGCTCCAGTAACGCCCGCGCCGTATGCCGGGCGCAGCTTTCAGGTTTCAGGCCTCGATTGCGCCGAAGAGGTCGCGATCCTGAACAAGGTGGTCGGCCCGAAGATCGGCGGGGCGGAGCATCTCGCGTTCGACGTGATCAATGGACGGATGACCATCCTCGACAGCGCAATGAAGGTATCGGACGGCGAAGTTGCAGAACTGGTGGCAAGCACCGGCATGACCGCCAAGCCCTGGGATGCCGAAAACGCGTCGGTCGACCAGGCAGCCCATCTTGCACGACAGCGGCTGTTTACGGCGCTCAGCGGCGGCTTCTGGGCCGCGGGATTCCTTTGGCACATCATCGAGACGGGCATGGGCGGGGCGTTCGGCCTTTTCGCGGGGCACGGCGAAGCGCCGATGCCGCTGGTCGAGGCAGGGCTGTTCGCGGTTGCGATCCTGTTCGGTGTCTGGCTCGTGGCACCCAAGGCATGGTCGTCCGCTCGGCGGCTGTCGCCGGACATGAACCTGCTCATGGTTGTCGCCGTGGCCGGTGCCATCGGGCTTGGCGAATTCTTCGAGGCGGCGACGGTCGCGTTCTTCTTCTCGCTCTCGCTCTACCTCGAAAGCTGGAGCGTCGGGCGTGCGAGGAATGCGGTCTCGGCGCTCTTGGATCTTGCACCACCGACGGCGCGCATGATCCGCGAAGACGGAAGCGAGGCCGACGTTCCGGCGGCTCAAGTCGCCGTAGGCTCAAGCTTCATAGTACGCGGTGGCGACCGTATCCCGCTCGATGGTGAGGTGACGGACGGCGCGGGCGCGGTCGATCAGGCGCCAATCACCGGAGAGAGTGCGCTGGTCCCAAAGGAACGAGGCGACGAAGTCTATGCTGGCACGATCAACGGCGAAGGCACATTGACGGTGCGCGCCACGAAGGCCGCCTCGGACACCGTCTTGGCCAAGATCATCCGCATGGTCGGCGACGCCCATGCCCGCCGCGCGCCGGTGGAGCAATGGGTGGCGAAGTTCGCCCGCATCTACACGCCTATCGTCATGGCTCTCGCCATTGCAATTGCCCTGCTGCCGCCGCTCATTTTCGGTGGGGCCTGGGATTATTGGTTCTACAATGCACTCGTGCTGCTGGTGATCGCCTGCCCGTGTGCTCTGGTCATCTCGACACCGGTCTCCATCGTCGCCGCACTCACCGCCTCAGCGCGGGCCGGAGTGCTGATCAAGGGCGGTGCATATGTTGAGGCACCGGGCAAGACCACTGCACTGGCCATGGACAAGACCGGCACGATCACCATGGGCGAGCCCGAGGTGGCGGCGGTGCATCCGCTGGGTAGAGCATCGGCGCAGGATCTGATGACCCTCGCCGCGGGGCTCGAGGCACGTTCCTCGCATCCCTTGGCGCGCGCCATTCTCGCGCGGGCAGAAGCCGACGGCATCAAGGTGTCCGCCGCAGAAGATACCCGAACCGTTCCTGGTAGGGGACTTGAAGGACGCACTGACGGCCGGTCGATCTGGCTAGGGTCGGACCGGTTTGCCGAGGAGAAGGGTTTCGGCGACGCCATTCCGAAGGATTTGCGCGACCGCATCGAAGGGGCTGGCAGCACCCTTGTTGCCGTGGGCGACGACACCGGCGTGACCGGCATCCTGGAATTGCGCGACCGTATCCGCCCCGACGCCAAGGGCATCGTGGCACAGCTCCACGCGCAAGGCGTGAAGACCATCGTCATGCTGACGGGCGATAACGAGCGGACGGCGCGCGCCGTTGCAGCCGAGGTCGGCATCGACGAGGTCCGCGCCGAGCTTCTGCCCGAAGACAAAGTGACAGCCATCGAAGAACTGGTCGAAACGCATGACATGGTGGCCATGATCGGCGACGGGGTGAACGACGCCCCCGCCATGGCGCGGGCGCATTACGCCATCGCGATGGGTGCTGTTGGTTCGGACGCGGCAATCGAGACTGCGGATATTGCCCTGATGACCGACGACCTCGGCAAGGTGCCTTGGCTGATCGGTCATTCGCGCCGGACAATGTCGATTATCCATCAGAACATCGGTATTTCCTTGGCGACCAAGGGCGTTTTCGTTGTCGCTACCGCGTTTGGAGTGGCATCGATGTGGGGCGCTATTGCAGCCGACGTAGGAGTGTCATTGCTGGTGGTGGCCAACGCCCTGCGCCTGCTGAACAGCCAAGAGGCCAAGGCGCCTCCGTCCGGCGGTGAACAGGTTGGTCCACAGATGACAAAGGCCGCGCTTGCCCATGCAAATTGA
- a CDS encoding copper chaperone PCu(A)C, which yields MKKYILTGTLAALLTLGGLSVPALAGPEDVVVENAWSRASIGINRPGAAYMTIRNTGDEPVTLIGLTTPLAMMPEIHETKTNAEGVSSMSPAGEIAIAPGESVALEPGGLHAMLMRLQEPMTEGDTFPLTLLFDDGGEVTVEVPILGIAARGPED from the coding sequence ATGAAAAAGTATATTTTGACTGGCACACTGGCCGCACTTTTGACCCTTGGAGGGCTCTCGGTGCCCGCGCTGGCCGGACCCGAGGATGTTGTCGTCGAGAATGCGTGGTCCCGCGCCTCCATCGGGATCAACCGTCCCGGGGCCGCTTACATGACGATCCGCAACACTGGCGACGAGCCAGTGACGCTGATCGGCCTTACAACACCGCTCGCGATGATGCCCGAAATTCACGAGACGAAGACAAATGCCGAAGGTGTGAGTTCCATGAGCCCGGCGGGGGAGATCGCGATCGCCCCGGGCGAGAGCGTCGCGCTCGAACCGGGGGGCCTGCACGCAATGCTGATGCGGCTACAAGAACCGATGACGGAAGGGGACACCTTTCCGCTGACCCTGCTTTTCGACGATGGAGGCGAAGTGACGGTCGAGGTGCCGATCCTCGGAATCGCCGCGCGGGGGCCAGAGGACTGA
- the lspA gene encoding signal peptidase II, with the protein MIGVFAALAAFAIDQITKAIVVANAATLSAGISVFPGFNLVFYRNDGVTFGMLGGAPWWSLIALALAICVWLGVMLFRAENAVETLAYGAIIGGALGNVIDRVRYRAVTDFLDFYIGTTHWPAFNLADVFVVSGVGLLLAAPWISARRSIKS; encoded by the coding sequence GTGATCGGCGTCTTCGCGGCGCTTGCTGCGTTCGCGATTGATCAGATCACCAAAGCCATTGTTGTTGCGAATGCCGCCACTTTAAGCGCCGGGATTTCCGTGTTTCCGGGATTCAACCTCGTCTTTTATCGTAATGACGGCGTGACTTTCGGGATGTTGGGCGGCGCGCCGTGGTGGAGCCTCATCGCTCTCGCTCTTGCCATCTGTGTTTGGCTAGGGGTTATGCTGTTTCGCGCCGAAAATGCTGTCGAAACACTTGCCTATGGCGCGATCATTGGCGGAGCCCTGGGCAATGTCATCGATCGTGTGCGGTATCGGGCTGTAACAGACTTTCTCGATTTCTACATTGGCACAACACATTGGCCTGCCTTCAACTTGGCCGATGTATTTGTCGTCAGTGGCGTGGGGCTCTTGCTCGCCGCGCCATGGATCAGCGCGCGGCGTTCGATCAAGTCGTGA
- a CDS encoding DUF411 domain-containing protein has translation MNRREFIVAGVAAAGLPGVVHAQSLAPRIEVYKSPTCGCCSAWVEHMARAGFAVDAHDIDQDALYALKAQSGITPELASCHTALVDGYVVEGHVPAEDVARLLAERPEAIGLSVPGMPIGSPGMEMGNQRDVFDTLMVMGDGSTEVFQRHG, from the coding sequence ATGAACAGACGAGAATTCATTGTTGCGGGCGTCGCTGCCGCCGGGCTGCCCGGTGTGGTCCACGCTCAGTCGCTGGCACCGCGCATCGAGGTCTACAAATCGCCGACCTGCGGATGCTGCTCGGCCTGGGTCGAGCACATGGCGCGCGCAGGCTTCGCCGTGGACGCGCACGATATCGATCAGGACGCGCTTTATGCACTCAAGGCTCAGTCCGGAATTACGCCCGAACTGGCCTCGTGCCATACGGCGCTCGTGGACGGGTATGTCGTTGAGGGCCACGTGCCTGCCGAGGATGTCGCCCGTCTGCTCGCCGAACGTCCCGAGGCCATCGGCCTGTCGGTTCCGGGCATGCCGATCGGCTCACCCGGCATGGAGATGGGCAATCAGCGTGATGTGTTCGATACCCTAATGGTGATGGGTGACGGATCGACGGAAGTCTTTCAGCGACACGGCTAG
- a CDS encoding M23 family metallopeptidase: MRLRTLAACVAIAGTVSGAAIAISDLLSKEPVPPELAQAGSWMPQSLEAPLNVDIPVTLPATAWAEDASDLGPLPLLQVAVADVPVRAIEPPLSTWSRDIAPGETLDFLLSEAGLAAPDRAEVALALGAEYDLRRLRPGHSVTVASTMDGSPRTVALAVEDGVRIEVVFGEQLSTQVVAPDPEIVTLAGEAVIDSSIFAALDEAGIPARFSVDLAQMLGGTVDFRREMAGGETLRLLWREARVGEDRIGQPELAFAALEIGGSLYEIVWPDDGSGQATIYVDGEVLRVFAQPVEGARLSSVFGRRTHPVFGNVRMHTGVDFAAARGTPVQATAPGRVNFIGWRGGYGRVVEISHGSDTMTRYAHLSAVPEDLAQGQRVAAGDVIGRVGATGTATGPNLHYEVLVDGRPTDPLADDRLAEAAESEADDTAALSRLAEARALLNENLGSEIAETTTERL; this comes from the coding sequence ATGAGGCTCAGAACTCTGGCGGCTTGTGTTGCAATTGCGGGGACGGTTTCGGGTGCGGCTATCGCCATCTCCGATCTTTTGTCGAAAGAACCCGTGCCGCCGGAACTTGCCCAGGCAGGTAGCTGGATGCCCCAAAGTCTTGAAGCCCCCCTGAACGTTGACATTCCCGTGACGCTGCCCGCGACGGCATGGGCAGAAGATGCATCCGACCTCGGCCCGCTGCCCCTTCTGCAGGTCGCTGTTGCCGACGTGCCGGTACGGGCGATCGAGCCACCGCTGTCGACGTGGTCGCGCGACATTGCACCCGGCGAGACGCTCGATTTCTTGCTGTCCGAAGCCGGTCTTGCGGCACCTGACAGAGCGGAAGTTGCCCTCGCGCTCGGTGCCGAATACGATCTGCGACGGCTGCGGCCGGGGCACTCGGTCACTGTTGCTTCGACCATGGACGGCAGCCCCCGCACCGTCGCACTTGCCGTCGAGGACGGGGTTCGGATTGAGGTGGTTTTCGGCGAGCAGTTGTCCACACAGGTCGTGGCTCCGGATCCGGAGATCGTAACCCTCGCCGGCGAAGCCGTGATCGACAGCTCCATCTTCGCGGCACTCGACGAAGCCGGCATACCCGCCCGTTTTTCCGTGGACCTTGCGCAGATGCTGGGTGGGACCGTGGATTTCCGCCGCGAGATGGCTGGTGGCGAAACACTAAGGCTTCTCTGGCGTGAGGCGCGGGTCGGCGAGGACAGGATAGGACAGCCCGAACTCGCCTTCGCCGCACTGGAGATCGGCGGTTCGCTCTACGAGATCGTATGGCCTGACGACGGCAGCGGTCAGGCGACGATCTACGTCGATGGCGAGGTGCTGCGCGTCTTCGCACAGCCGGTCGAGGGTGCGCGCCTCAGCTCGGTGTTCGGGCGCCGCACGCATCCGGTCTTTGGCAACGTTCGGATGCACACCGGCGTCGATTTCGCAGCGGCACGTGGGACACCGGTTCAAGCGACGGCACCGGGGCGGGTCAATTTCATCGGCTGGCGCGGCGGATATGGTCGCGTGGTCGAAATCTCGCACGGCTCCGACACCATGACGCGCTACGCGCATCTGAGCGCCGTGCCGGAAGACCTGGCACAAGGCCAACGCGTTGCGGCGGGAGATGTGATCGGCCGCGTCGGCGCGACTGGTACGGCGACAGGTCCGAACCTGCACTACGAAGTCCTCGTGGATGGGCGCCCGACTGACCCCCTCGCTGACGACCGGCTCGCCGAAGCGGCCGAGAGCGAAGCCGATGACACCGCAGCACTATCGCGTCTGGCCGAGGCGCGGGCGCTTCTGAATGAAAACCTCGGCAGCGAGATTGCCGAAACGACAACCGAAAGGCTCTGA
- a CDS encoding L,D-transpeptidase family protein: protein MKTIRFPRRAVLLGGFAAFLSGCASKFRSYGGPEVTRVRLYKGQRLLVLDGVDRVLQTYPVGLGFAPEGHKQFEGDGRTPEGDYVVDKRNPESTYHLSVGISYPNEADIAFAEAQGLSPGGDIFIHGGPRPGIDPTAVRDWTAGCIAVTDRQIEDIYAMVKDGTPIHIFA from the coding sequence GTGAAAACCATCCGATTTCCCCGCCGCGCCGTCCTGTTGGGCGGGTTCGCAGCGTTTTTGTCCGGCTGTGCCAGCAAGTTCCGCAGCTATGGCGGACCCGAGGTGACCCGTGTTCGGCTTTACAAGGGGCAGCGCTTGCTTGTTCTCGACGGAGTCGACCGGGTATTGCAAACCTATCCGGTCGGGCTGGGTTTCGCGCCCGAAGGTCACAAGCAATTCGAGGGAGACGGTCGGACCCCGGAGGGCGACTACGTAGTCGATAAGCGCAACCCTGAAAGCACTTATCATCTTTCGGTTGGCATCTCTTATCCGAATGAGGCCGACATCGCCTTTGCCGAAGCGCAGGGCCTTTCCCCCGGCGGCGACATCTTCATTCATGGTGGTCCACGCCCGGGCATCGACCCAACGGCCGTCCGCGACTGGACAGCTGGGTGCATCGCGGTCACAGATCGGCAGATCGAGGACATCTATGCAATGGTGAAGGACGGAACACCTATCCACATCTTTGCATGA
- a CDS encoding ZIP family metal transporter, giving the protein MENLSPIMLGFLGSLAAGSLTAVGAVPVLFGRIPSRAARDLSLGFAAGVMLAASFFSLIIPALDAAEPMFENGAMPAAIVCVSILLGMGAVALMNEKLPHEHFKTGREGPEAASLRRVWLFIIAITIHNFPEGLAVGVGFGSGGMEGGLPLAIGIGLQNAPEGLAVAVSLLGEGYPKLRAWGIAALTGMVEPIGGLLGAGIINLSEPLLPWGLAFAAGAMLYVISHEIIPETHRSGHQNRATLGLAVGLVLMLFLDVWLG; this is encoded by the coding sequence ATGGAAAATCTGTCTCCGATAATGCTCGGCTTTCTCGGAAGTCTCGCCGCCGGATCGCTCACAGCAGTCGGAGCAGTTCCCGTGCTGTTCGGGCGCATCCCGTCCCGGGCCGCGCGCGATCTGTCGCTCGGCTTCGCTGCCGGTGTGATGCTCGCCGCTTCTTTCTTTTCGCTGATCATCCCGGCATTGGATGCGGCGGAGCCGATGTTCGAAAACGGCGCGATGCCTGCTGCCATCGTATGCGTTTCGATTCTTCTGGGCATGGGGGCTGTCGCCCTGATGAACGAAAAGCTGCCGCACGAGCACTTCAAGACGGGACGCGAAGGGCCCGAAGCGGCGTCTCTTCGGCGGGTCTGGCTGTTCATCATCGCGATCACGATCCACAACTTCCCCGAAGGCCTTGCCGTGGGGGTCGGCTTCGGATCCGGAGGTATGGAGGGCGGTCTGCCGCTCGCCATCGGCATCGGGCTTCAGAATGCGCCCGAAGGATTGGCCGTCGCGGTGTCGCTGCTGGGCGAGGGATATCCGAAGCTGCGCGCCTGGGGCATCGCGGCGCTCACGGGCATGGTCGAGCCGATTGGCGGCCTGCTCGGGGCCGGTATCATCAACCTGTCGGAACCGCTTCTGCCATGGGGTCTGGCCTTTGCCGCGGGCGCAATGCTCTACGTCATTAGCCACGAAATCATCCCCGAAACCCATCGCAGCGGCCATCAGAACAGGGCGACGCTCGGTCTCGCAGTCGGGCTCGTTCTGATGCTGTTTCTCGATGTCTGGTTGGGTTGA
- a CDS encoding SCO family protein: protein MRRRAILGYGAAGVGAVALMLFVGWWQVDGPGGPEPVGQRPVALTEMDFRLTDHEGNGVGPETLIGRPTMAFFGFTYCPDVCPTTLSDISGWLDDLGDEADEMNVVFITVDPERDTVETMAEYVGYFHPAIRGWTGPEEQIARVADGFRATYERVPTESGDYTMNHSASVFLFAASGRFVTMIDYHEAREFAVPKIRRALAEEMEGAT, encoded by the coding sequence ATGCGGCGACGGGCGATCCTGGGGTACGGCGCGGCTGGTGTCGGGGCGGTCGCCCTGATGCTCTTCGTCGGTTGGTGGCAGGTCGATGGACCCGGTGGACCCGAACCTGTCGGGCAGCGGCCTGTGGCCCTGACCGAGATGGATTTCCGTCTGACGGATCATGAGGGCAATGGGGTCGGGCCAGAAACCCTGATCGGTCGCCCGACGATGGCGTTCTTCGGCTTCACCTACTGTCCCGATGTCTGCCCGACCACGCTCTCGGACATATCGGGATGGCTCGACGATCTGGGAGACGAGGCCGACGAGATGAACGTGGTTTTCATCACGGTCGATCCCGAGCGCGACACTGTCGAAACGATGGCCGAATATGTCGGCTACTTCCATCCTGCGATCCGTGGCTGGACGGGGCCGGAGGAGCAGATAGCGCGCGTCGCGGACGGCTTCCGCGCCACCTACGAAAGGGTGCCGACGGAGAGCGGCGATTACACGATGAACCACAGCGCGAGCGTCTTCCTGTTCGCAGCCTCCGGGCGGTTCGTCACCATGATCGACTATCACGAAGCCAGAGAATTCGCGGTGCCGAAGATCCGTCGCGCGCTGGCAGAAGAAATGGAGGGGGCGACATGA
- a CDS encoding heavy-metal-associated domain-containing protein — protein sequence MKFHVPDMSCGHCTAAIDKALKSIDPNARVDTDLTSKTVTVASAKDAAALQTALKEAGYPAIPA from the coding sequence ATGAAGTTTCACGTCCCGGACATGAGCTGCGGCCACTGCACGGCCGCCATCGACAAGGCGCTCAAGTCGATCGACCCGAATGCCAGGGTAGATACAGACCTGACGTCGAAGACCGTCACGGTTGCGTCCGCCAAGGATGCCGCTGCGTTACAGACCGCCCTCAAGGAGGCCGGCTACCCCGCAATTCCGGCTTGA
- the lnt gene encoding apolipoprotein N-acyltransferase codes for MDQRAAFDQVVKPEILNRIALRHRFLSRMTLGFVAGALTVLTFPPFSLLLLVPIAYSALFVGLRDLSFGRAFLVGWAFGLGQFGFGIWWIAESFYVEAERFGTMAIPAVAGLSAGLAIFPAIAAALFAEIARRGAMGSLLACLLFATSWTAAEWLRGHVLTGFPWNLAGYALVDYAALRQTAAWVGSYGLSFLTVFVAVLPSAAAMASGRQRLTISLMALAGIATMWAVGTLRLQSDAQQPPGVDLRIVQGNVPQEEKWAPENREATFARYLELSTRRGDFDVLLWPETAFPGFLDEDTEAQARIAAALPEGSVLLTGAPDRVPSDDGTRYFNTVQAFGATGGILTGYAKHHLVPFGEYVPFRGWLPIERLTAGLGDFTPGPGPRTLALPGLPLVALAICYEIIFPGHVVDDLFRPDWIFNATNDAWFGTSIGPEQHLASARMRAVEEGLPVIRAANTGISAVIDANGEIVARLDTGETGIIDARMPSARPPTLYASFGDWMLLALILASWSWAMAANATARYRRMRKTVMQRCG; via the coding sequence ATGGATCAGCGCGCGGCGTTCGATCAAGTCGTGAAGCCGGAAATTCTGAACCGCATCGCTCTGCGCCACCGTTTTCTTTCGCGGATGACGCTTGGTTTCGTCGCCGGGGCGCTGACCGTTCTGACTTTCCCGCCTTTCTCGCTTCTCTTGCTTGTTCCCATTGCCTATTCCGCGTTGTTTGTCGGTCTTCGCGATCTATCCTTCGGGCGCGCTTTCCTCGTCGGCTGGGCGTTTGGTCTCGGCCAGTTCGGTTTCGGGATTTGGTGGATCGCGGAAAGTTTCTACGTCGAGGCCGAGCGGTTTGGGACGATGGCGATTCCGGCGGTCGCGGGATTGTCCGCAGGTCTCGCGATTTTCCCAGCCATTGCCGCTGCGCTTTTTGCCGAAATCGCGCGGCGCGGAGCCATGGGCAGTCTCTTGGCCTGCCTCCTGTTCGCGACCTCCTGGACCGCGGCCGAGTGGCTGCGTGGTCACGTTCTGACAGGGTTTCCCTGGAATCTGGCCGGTTACGCACTTGTAGACTACGCCGCCCTTCGCCAGACCGCCGCCTGGGTCGGAAGCTATGGGCTAAGCTTTCTCACCGTGTTCGTCGCGGTACTCCCCAGCGCGGCTGCCATGGCGTCCGGGCGGCAACGATTGACCATCTCGCTCATGGCGCTGGCCGGCATAGCGACGATGTGGGCCGTCGGCACGCTTCGCCTCCAGTCGGATGCACAACAGCCACCCGGTGTCGACCTGCGCATCGTCCAGGGCAACGTTCCCCAAGAGGAGAAATGGGCGCCCGAGAACCGCGAGGCGACATTCGCGCGCTATCTTGAGCTTTCAACCCGGCGCGGCGATTTCGACGTTCTTCTCTGGCCGGAAACTGCCTTTCCGGGTTTCCTCGATGAGGATACGGAGGCGCAGGCCCGCATTGCCGCTGCGCTACCGGAAGGCAGCGTGCTGCTCACCGGGGCGCCGGACCGTGTACCGAGCGACGATGGCACCCGATATTTCAACACGGTCCAGGCTTTTGGCGCGACCGGCGGAATCCTGACCGGATACGCGAAACACCATCTCGTACCCTTCGGCGAATATGTGCCATTCCGTGGCTGGTTGCCCATCGAGCGGCTCACGGCGGGTCTGGGCGACTTTACGCCCGGACCAGGCCCTCGAACGCTTGCGCTTCCGGGTTTGCCGCTGGTCGCCCTGGCGATCTGCTATGAGATCATCTTCCCAGGCCATGTGGTCGACGACCTGTTCCGACCTGACTGGATTTTCAACGCGACGAACGACGCCTGGTTCGGCACCAGCATCGGACCGGAGCAGCATCTGGCTTCCGCACGGATGCGCGCCGTAGAGGAAGGCCTTCCTGTCATCCGGGCCGCGAATACGGGCATCTCCGCGGTCATCGACGCGAACGGAGAGATCGTTGCGCGGCTTGATACCGGCGAAACGGGCATCATCGACGCTAGGATGCCCTCCGCGCGACCGCCGACCCTCTACGCGAGCTTCGGGGACTGGATGCTGTTGGCGCTCATCTTGGCTTCGTGGAGCTGGGCAATGGCGGCGAATGCGACGGCTCGCTACCGCCGCATGAGAAAGACCGTCATGCAAAGATGTGGATAG